CGCGAGCAGGTCCATGATCTGCGCCTGCACGGTCACGTCGAGCGCGGTCGTCGGCTCGTCCGCGATGAGCAGATCCGGGTCGAGCGCCAGTGACATCGCGATCATCGCGCGTTGCCGCATCCCGCCGGAGAACTGGTGCGGGTAGTCCTTCACCCGCCGCTCCGCCGCCGGGATCCGCACCAGGTCGAGCAGTTCGATCGCCCGCTTGCGCGCGTCCTTTTTGGACATGCCCAGCCGGACCCGCAGCTGCTCCTCGATCTGGAATCCGACGGTGAACACCGGGTTCAGCGCCGAAAGCGCGTCCTGGAAGATCATCGCGATCTCCGCGCCGCGCACCTCCCGCCGCCGGTCCGCCGACGCGGTGAGCAAGTCCTCGCCGCGATAACGGATCGAACCGGCGGTGATCACACCCGGCGGGGTGTCGAGGATTCCCATGATGGTCTGCGCGGTGACGCTCTTGCCGGAGCCCGATTCGCCGAGCACGGCAAGGGTTTCCCCGGCGTGCACCGAGTACCCGACTCCGTTGAGCACGTTGGCCACGCCGTCGGAGGTGCGGAACTCCACGTGCAGGTCTTCGACCTCGAGCAGCAGTTCGTTCTCCGCCGTCGGACCAGGTGAACTGGACACTGTGGACATTGCGGCTACCTCGACTTCGGGTCGAGCGCGTCGCGGATACCGTCGCCGAGCATCACGAACGCGAGCACGGTGATGGTGACGAACGCACCGGGGAACAGGAGCATGTGCGGGACCGCGCGGAAGTAGTCGCGCGCGTCGCTGATCATGACGCCCCACGACACCACCGGCGGCCGCACGCCGATGCCGAGGTACGCCAGCGTCGCCTCGGCCCCGATAGCCGCGCCGAGCGCGATCGTGGCGTACACGAGCACCGGCGCGAGCGTGTTCGGCAGCAGGTGCCGGAACACGATCCGCGGAGTGCTCGCACCGAGCGCGCGGGCCGCCTTCACGTAGTCCAGCTGCTTGGCCACCAACGTCGCGGACCGCATGATGCGCATCGCCACCGGCCAGGTCAGCACCGCGATCGAGCACACTACCTGCACGATGATGGTGACCTGCCCGGGATTCGTGCCGGGCGCGTTGAACGTGGTCAGGATGACGATCGCGCCGAGCACGAACGGAAGACCGGCGAAGATGTCGCCGAGCCTCGAGAGCAGGCTGTCGACGATCCGGCCGTAATAGCCAGCGACGATGCCGATCAGCGATCCGAAAAGGACAGTCAACAGCGTCGCGAAAACGCCGACCAGAAGCGACGCCCTCGCCCCGTAAATGGTCCGCGCGTAGACGTCGTAGCCCTGGTTGTCGTAGCCGAACCAGGCGTCCGCGGACGGGCCCTCGTTGGCGTGGGTCAGGTCGCTGTACCCGGCCGGACGGTGCGAGAACAGCCCCGGCGCGATCGCGATCAGCACGACCAGCAGGATGATCAACGCGGAGATGACGAACGTCGGCTTGCGGCGCAGCTGCCGCCACGCGTCGCCCCACAGACTGCGCGGTTTCTTCGGGCCGGCGTCGGCCGAGCTGTCCACATGCGACAGCTGTGCCGCGTCGACCCCTCCGCCG
The nucleotide sequence above comes from Amycolatopsis sp. AA4. Encoded proteins:
- a CDS encoding ABC transporter ATP-binding protein encodes the protein MSTVSSSPGPTAENELLLEVEDLHVEFRTSDGVANVLNGVGYSVHAGETLAVLGESGSGKSVTAQTIMGILDTPPGVITAGSIRYRGEDLLTASADRRREVRGAEIAMIFQDALSALNPVFTVGFQIEEQLRVRLGMSKKDARKRAIELLDLVRIPAAERRVKDYPHQFSGGMRQRAMIAMSLALDPDLLIADEPTTALDVTVQAQIMDLLADIQRERRMGLVLITHDLGVVAEVADRIAVMYAGRIVEQADVRELFSSPGHPYTAALMDSLPRLDLKGQTLETIKGLPPSLLDIPSGCPFHPRCKRAEQRCRDERPSSHALGFGRVSACHFAEEVVESRG
- a CDS encoding ABC transporter permease, with protein sequence MTDPNLVGGGGVDAAQLSHVDSSADAGPKKPRSLWGDAWRQLRRKPTFVISALIILLVVLIAIAPGLFSHRPAGYSDLTHANEGPSADAWFGYDNQGYDVYARTIYGARASLLVGVFATLLTVLFGSLIGIVAGYYGRIVDSLLSRLGDIFAGLPFVLGAIVILTTFNAPGTNPGQVTIIVQVVCSIAVLTWPVAMRIMRSATLVAKQLDYVKAARALGASTPRIVFRHLLPNTLAPVLVYATIALGAAIGAEATLAYLGIGVRPPVVSWGVMISDARDYFRAVPHMLLFPGAFVTITVLAFVMLGDGIRDALDPKSR